In Methylococcus geothermalis, one genomic interval encodes:
- a CDS encoding helix-turn-helix domain-containing protein, with product MEETSERTVRALIGMNKAQFAKLYPIFEEAYAEIQQERVRQGEIKRVQKGGHVGYLDRMDKKLFFILYYLKTYCTFDVLGFHFGLSSGHAHRHVEQLLPVLRRSLAKLDLLPERALTTPGEMMKLIEKHGDLIIDGVECGCVRPQDDDQQKARYSGKKNDIRLKP from the coding sequence ATGGAAGAAACCAGCGAACGTACTGTCAGAGCCCTGATCGGAATGAACAAGGCTCAATTCGCCAAGCTCTACCCTATCTTTGAAGAGGCCTATGCGGAGATTCAGCAAGAACGTGTTAGGCAAGGCGAAATAAAACGGGTACAAAAAGGAGGTCATGTTGGCTATCTCGATCGGATGGATAAGAAGCTGTTCTTCATTTTGTATTACCTCAAGACCTACTGTACCTTCGATGTCCTGGGCTTTCATTTTGGCTTGAGTTCGGGGCATGCGCATCGACATGTGGAACAACTTCTGCCCGTGTTGCGGCGCAGCTTGGCGAAGCTCGATCTGCTGCCAGAGCGGGCGCTGACGACACCGGGAGAGATGATGAAACTGATTGAAAAACATGGCGATCTCATCATTGACGGAGTGGAATGCGGTTGCGTCAGGCCGCAGGATGACGATCAGCAAAAAGCCCGCTATAGCGGCAAAAAAAACGACATACGGTTAAAACCTTAG
- a CDS encoding transposase family protein, with the protein MLFVGGMVAGSVHDDALMKQLFDPALSWFDGADVWLDLGFFGAAADDGNKARIHLPHKKPRTSKNNPHAALTVQPIRENKKQARTRISVEHSIGGMKTFHCLMHRIRNRLNIFIDGFFGLAAGLWNLKMSL; encoded by the coding sequence ATTCTATTCGTTGGAGGTATGGTGGCCGGCAGCGTTCATGATGATGCGCTGATGAAGCAACTGTTCGATCCTGCATTATCGTGGTTTGATGGCGCCGATGTCTGGTTGGATTTGGGGTTCTTTGGTGCCGCTGCCGATGATGGGAATAAAGCCAGAATTCACCTTCCTCACAAGAAACCCAGGACATCCAAGAACAATCCTCATGCCGCGTTGACAGTTCAACCAATACGAGAGAATAAAAAGCAAGCACGAACCCGAATCTCAGTCGAGCACTCCATTGGAGGAATGAAGACCTTTCACTGCTTGATGCATCGGATTAGAAACCGACTCAACATATTCATCGATGGGTTTTTCGGCCTTGCCGCTGGCCTTTGGAATCTAAAAATGTCTTTGTGA
- a CDS encoding IS5 family transposase (programmed frameshift), with protein MKQTTFASLAFDRKKKQTRREKFLAEMEQAVPWPELLAVIEPHYPKAGRRGRQPYPLATMLRLYFLQQWYALSDPGLEDALYEIESMRRFAGLELADDALPDETTILNFRRLLERHELTAKLMNAINDVLEARGLLLKGGTMVDATIIHAAPSTKNKAKTRDPEMHQTKKGHQWFFGMKVHVGADVHTGVAHTVSVTPAHAADISQLPNLLREDDRLILGDAGYVNDTYKRAARQAGVVWGVALKARPKRRLGAAQKRRNRRMSSIRSRVEHLFRVMKRQFGYTKTRYRGLAKNAAQVLTLIGLTHLYLKMRALMT; from the exons ATGAAACAGACCACCTTCGCCTCCTTAGCCTTTGACCGGAAGAAGAAGCAGACCCGGCGTGAGAAGTTCCTGGCCGAGATGGAGCAGGCGGTGCCGTGGCCGGAGTTGCTGGCGGTGATCGAACCGCATTACCCGAAAGCGGGTCGGCGCGGTCGTCAACCGTACCCGTTGGCGACGATGCTCAGGCTTTACTTCCTCCAGCAATGGTATGCCTTGTCCGACCCGGGCCTGGAAGATGCCCTGTACGAGATCGAATCGATGCGGCGCTTTGCGGGTCTGGAGTTGGCCGATGACGCGCTGCCGGATGAAACCACGATCCTCAACTTCCGGCGCCTGCTGGAACGTCACGAGCTGACGGCGAAGTTGATGAACGCCATCAATGACGTGTTGGAAGCGCGAGGGTTGCTGCTCAAG GGGGGCACGATGGTGGATGCGACGATTATCCACGCCGCGCCATCGACGAAGAACAAAGCCAAGACCCGCGACCCCGAGATGCACCAGACCAAGAAGGGCCATCAGTGGTTCTTCGGCATGAAGGTGCACGTGGGAGCGGACGTTCACACCGGCGTCGCCCACACGGTCTCGGTGACACCGGCCCATGCCGCCGACATCAGCCAGTTGCCGAACCTGCTGCGCGAGGACGACCGGCTGATCCTCGGCGATGCCGGCTACGTCAACGACACCTATAAGCGCGCTGCGCGGCAGGCCGGGGTCGTGTGGGGCGTCGCCTTGAAAGCCCGTCCGAAACGGCGCTTGGGGGCTGCGCAGAAACGCCGCAATCGGCGAATGTCGTCGATCCGCAGCCGAGTCGAGCACCTTTTTCGGGTGATGAAGCGGCAGTTCGGCTACACCAAGACGCGCTACCGGGGTCTGGCTAAGAACGCCGCCCAGGTGTTGACCCTGATAGGGTTGACCCATCTTTACCTAAAGATGCGCGCATTGATGACCTGA
- a CDS encoding type I polyketide synthase has product MEKVIAITPPHCTRPEMVIAACRAGGIGVVDLGYRDIFDWSVANLGRIESSVDRTSLWGVRWDTLGLPQRSPELLLKLFRRSRPVPILVLAGQQPAEFPRFRELTRRIARQAFVEVHDLESARSAIAAGYDGLIVKGHEAGGLVSKHSTFILLQELHGKLNAPYWVQGGIGPRSAAAAILAGARGVVLCEQLWLADESPFSRTDMRNAWSRLDGSETILLGPDDVPYRLFSRWGRGKLRELEQRILHGEPWRERLSQYLGEADDPLLPLGQDITFAAPLAKRYGTVGRIVTAIRNDMESTVRLARSQRVFSPESPLARSHGTRYPIVQGPMTRVSDTAAFAKAVADGGALPFLALSVMRKPQVRELLTETRSLLGEQPWGVGLLGFMPLEFRQEQIEVIREIKPPFAIIAGGRPSQARELEELSIATYLHVPSPGLLHGFLKEGARKFIFEGSECGGHTGPRTSFILWESAIEILLTAEIPDAESVHVLFAGGIHDAVSTAMLSVLAAPLVARGMKVGILMGTAYLFTEEIVRTGAIVEEFQAHAVTCKETVLLQSGVGVYTRCAKTDFCDEFNRKRRELLLAQESDDDILKSLEMLNIGRLRIASKGITRNDLDPTAKSSGDRYFKVDVATQRREGMYMLGEVARLRNSTLKIAELHQSVSEGSGEVLVHANENERQRPMRAGRGVTQRDIAIIGMACLLPKAQNLRTYWQNIINRVEAIREVSEDRWRPIDFFDPRRGIKDKIYSKWGGFLDDIQFDPTAWGIPPASLKAIEPMQLLALVVARQALEDAALERRPFARERTATIFGAGGMHDLGTLYIFRTLLAQYLPKVPGLPESTRQHIIKSLYEKELPVWTEDSFPGFLGNVVAGRVANRLDLGGTNFTVDAACASSLAALDAGIRQLRDGDADVALVGAVDGTNNSTSFMAFAQTHALSPRGRCRPFDDSADGIAIGEGVVALVLKRLADAERDGDRIRGIIKGIGSSADGRNRSLTAPHPQGQARALHRAYEDAGVEPSTVTLIEAHGTGTAVGDKSEIETLNTVFGESGAEPQTCAVGSVKSMIGHTKVTSGLAALAKATLALEHRVLPPTLGVEKPNASVDFAHSPFYICTEPRPWLAPPKGHPRRCGVSAFGFGGTNFHVVLEEYTRGYRDTDTVDLNPRDAEPFAFWGADRKHIEQTLRCLLEGLEHPDYLDFGQLAHAVHLEQQRIPSSDRKCRLALVATSTIDLRQKLELALRALADNGKTEFKYPQGIYFRENIDPMAVCFLFPGQGSQKINMLRDLILARPALHELFERADRLLADRLPQPLSRYIYPLPVFSDEERARQQTALNATQIAQPALGVVELAAARLLESFGIRPDFVAGHSYGEYVALCAAGGVNPDDLIRLSEIRGRIAANAGRESGGAMAAVSGDGPGTEALIAKHGLPVHIANFNTPDQTIIAGPSAAIDQAVAVLSGGSLRVTKLQVSGAFHCPMMSDARDALAAELSRIKFTTPTIPVYSNTTAGRYPDKPGDVCALLTRHIVEPVRFVEEVNHLYEAGARVFIEVGPGSVLTGIVDRILAERPHTALGIDAPGRPGWLQLAHAMTHLFTLGVPVTFQTWFQGRGFKDFAPADSFAEAERKAHPGPLTWRINGGRAAPWEIKTDKADGIQDTVPLSLPEQGAALDAPAPAKTVGPEHQENRILAPNQRSNIMNTTEMTHWTETTEHASPPPAVPPPAVSDARLAFVQQSLAQFIDLQKEQQQTLRHFLSFLHANLAGTELPLQGWQTESQAIAPQPLQTQAVPPSPPRGVVLAAVPPAPVLPNQILAASGPVTPSAPIVQNASVRPQESASKAHNVVPLPNAFPPQAAKAGGNLAPTEQFKADLLRAIAERTGYPEEMLDLDAHMEADLGIDSIKRIEVFSMLKDQHNLLEGRDEETVIEELSGLKTLNEIIAWYDRLRESGSEAKEGGIPSPKKSQTPPSVSPVETAESRPTAYEPADPVRCYALKPVPAPWNGTLTGFCELPLLLLGPAGEVTETFRQTLADEGHTVWRIVPGQETVSREDGLFEVDFTSPNTVEKLKALVANTGKTPGGLINVLGVATPDDSLGGRTDPARILFLTMKALGSSLEEGVSAGGGWLVNVTAMDGQFGLGGTGIFSVGGAGSHGVAKSAAREWPQLRLKCVDLQTALSPSQWAENLVMELHCGDSAPEVGFTTSGRWRLELESYDSESGLSGPELEPGAVILAMGGAQGITSDIVKFMAQRYQAQFVLVGRTHLPKEEGESTRHITDPGELRQFLIGEQKAKSEHKVKPAEVEAELKRILKIRELRGNLDFLKEAGVKVEYHAVDVRDAEMFGQLIDDLYARLGRIDGVLHGAGIIEDKLVRDKSEASFDAVYQTKVVPALTLERKLRFESLKFLVFFSSVAGRFGNIGQCDYSAANEVLNKLADRLSLEWPNVHTVSINWGPWDSGMVNDELRRLYATRNIHLIPVATGTRRFMEALGNPPGQAPELVITASLDSIAAVNRKTKLRENIPKDLTPC; this is encoded by the coding sequence ATGGAAAAAGTCATTGCAATCACTCCTCCTCACTGTACCCGCCCCGAAATGGTGATCGCGGCATGCAGAGCCGGGGGCATAGGGGTGGTGGATCTAGGCTACCGCGACATATTCGATTGGTCGGTCGCTAATTTAGGCCGTATTGAATCCAGCGTCGATCGCACCTCGCTTTGGGGTGTCCGCTGGGATACCTTGGGTTTGCCGCAGCGCAGTCCGGAACTATTACTCAAATTATTTCGCCGTTCTCGTCCTGTTCCGATTCTCGTGTTGGCGGGCCAGCAACCCGCTGAATTCCCCCGTTTCCGCGAGCTAACGCGACGGATCGCTCGACAAGCATTCGTCGAGGTTCATGATTTGGAGTCTGCCCGAAGCGCCATTGCCGCCGGATACGACGGTCTGATCGTCAAGGGACACGAGGCGGGCGGCTTGGTGAGCAAGCACTCGACCTTCATCCTGCTCCAAGAACTCCATGGCAAACTGAACGCTCCCTATTGGGTACAGGGAGGGATCGGCCCGCGCAGCGCCGCCGCGGCGATCTTAGCCGGAGCAAGAGGCGTGGTATTGTGCGAACAACTCTGGCTTGCCGACGAAAGTCCTTTCTCCCGCACCGATATGCGCAATGCCTGGAGTCGGCTCGACGGAAGTGAAACCATCCTGCTTGGACCCGATGATGTTCCCTATCGCCTGTTCAGCCGCTGGGGCCGAGGCAAACTTCGCGAACTGGAGCAACGGATTCTGCACGGCGAGCCGTGGCGAGAACGGTTGTCCCAATACCTGGGCGAGGCGGACGATCCGCTATTGCCGTTAGGCCAAGATATTACCTTTGCCGCCCCATTGGCAAAACGTTACGGCACGGTCGGCCGCATCGTCACGGCGATCCGCAACGACATGGAGTCGACCGTGCGACTTGCCCGCTCTCAGAGGGTTTTTTCTCCGGAAAGCCCATTGGCGCGTAGCCACGGCACCCGGTATCCGATCGTGCAGGGTCCCATGACACGGGTCAGCGACACGGCCGCTTTCGCCAAGGCGGTGGCCGATGGCGGGGCGCTGCCCTTTCTCGCGCTGTCCGTGATGCGCAAGCCGCAAGTCCGGGAACTGCTGACGGAGACCCGATCCTTGTTGGGGGAGCAACCTTGGGGCGTGGGATTGCTGGGCTTCATGCCGCTCGAGTTTCGCCAAGAGCAAATCGAGGTGATTCGAGAGATCAAGCCGCCCTTCGCCATCATCGCCGGCGGTCGACCCAGCCAAGCCCGTGAGCTGGAAGAACTGTCGATCGCCACCTATCTGCACGTGCCGTCCCCGGGGCTCTTGCATGGATTCCTCAAGGAAGGCGCACGGAAGTTCATTTTCGAAGGCAGTGAATGCGGCGGGCACACGGGGCCACGGACCAGTTTCATCCTGTGGGAGTCTGCCATCGAGATCCTGCTGACAGCCGAGATCCCGGATGCCGAATCGGTCCATGTCTTATTCGCCGGAGGCATTCATGACGCGGTATCGACCGCCATGCTTTCGGTTCTCGCCGCCCCGCTCGTTGCCCGAGGCATGAAAGTGGGGATATTGATGGGCACCGCGTATCTCTTCACCGAAGAGATCGTGCGCACCGGAGCAATCGTCGAGGAATTTCAGGCGCATGCCGTTACTTGCAAGGAAACGGTTTTGCTGCAATCGGGCGTGGGAGTCTACACCCGTTGCGCCAAAACGGATTTCTGCGATGAGTTCAATCGCAAACGACGCGAGCTGTTGTTGGCACAGGAAAGCGATGACGATATCCTGAAATCGTTGGAGATGCTCAATATCGGCCGTCTGCGCATCGCATCGAAGGGTATCACCCGCAATGATCTGGATCCGACGGCGAAGAGTAGTGGTGATCGATATTTCAAGGTGGACGTTGCGACGCAGCGACGCGAAGGGATGTACATGCTCGGGGAAGTCGCGCGGCTTCGTAATAGTACATTGAAGATCGCCGAACTGCACCAGTCAGTGTCGGAAGGGAGCGGCGAGGTACTTGTTCACGCTAATGAGAATGAGCGCCAGCGTCCGATGCGCGCGGGTCGCGGAGTGACGCAACGAGATATCGCCATCATCGGCATGGCTTGCCTCTTGCCCAAGGCTCAGAACCTGCGCACGTATTGGCAGAATATCATCAACCGAGTGGAGGCCATTCGCGAAGTATCCGAGGACCGTTGGCGTCCCATCGACTTTTTCGATCCCCGACGCGGGATCAAGGACAAAATTTATTCAAAATGGGGCGGTTTTCTCGACGACATCCAATTCGACCCGACTGCATGGGGGATCCCTCCCGCCAGCCTGAAAGCCATCGAACCGATGCAATTGCTGGCATTGGTGGTGGCCCGGCAAGCGCTGGAAGATGCTGCCTTGGAGCGGCGACCGTTTGCCCGTGAACGCACGGCGACCATTTTCGGGGCGGGCGGTATGCATGACCTTGGTACACTCTATATCTTCCGCACCCTCCTCGCTCAATACCTTCCCAAGGTCCCGGGTCTTCCGGAGTCAACGCGGCAACACATCATTAAGTCACTTTATGAAAAGGAGCTGCCGGTCTGGACCGAGGACTCTTTTCCAGGGTTCCTCGGCAACGTGGTGGCGGGTCGGGTCGCCAACCGGCTCGATCTCGGTGGAACCAACTTCACGGTGGACGCAGCCTGCGCCTCTTCTCTAGCCGCGCTGGACGCCGGCATCCGGCAGTTGCGTGATGGTGACGCCGACGTAGCCTTGGTTGGGGCGGTCGATGGCACCAATAATTCCACGTCGTTCATGGCCTTTGCGCAAACCCATGCGCTCTCGCCACGCGGCCGGTGTCGCCCGTTCGACGATAGCGCCGACGGCATCGCCATCGGCGAAGGCGTGGTTGCGTTGGTTCTCAAGCGCCTGGCGGATGCCGAACGCGATGGCGATCGCATTCGTGGCATCATCAAGGGCATCGGAAGTTCCGCCGACGGCCGCAACCGCAGTCTGACGGCTCCGCACCCTCAGGGCCAAGCCCGGGCCTTGCATCGGGCTTACGAGGATGCCGGCGTCGAACCATCCACAGTGACGCTGATCGAGGCGCATGGCACGGGGACCGCCGTGGGCGACAAATCCGAGATCGAGACACTGAACACCGTTTTCGGTGAATCAGGGGCCGAGCCGCAAACGTGCGCGGTCGGTTCAGTGAAGTCGATGATCGGTCACACCAAGGTGACCTCCGGTCTGGCAGCGCTCGCCAAGGCGACACTCGCCCTCGAGCACCGTGTACTGCCGCCGACACTGGGCGTCGAAAAGCCGAATGCCAGCGTGGATTTTGCCCACAGCCCGTTCTATATCTGCACGGAGCCTCGTCCCTGGCTCGCTCCCCCCAAGGGTCATCCCCGCCGCTGTGGGGTGAGTGCCTTCGGGTTCGGCGGCACCAATTTTCATGTCGTGCTGGAGGAGTACACGCGCGGATATCGCGATACGGACACGGTGGACCTCAATCCACGCGACGCCGAACCCTTCGCCTTTTGGGGGGCTGACCGCAAGCATATCGAGCAGACCCTACGATGCCTGTTGGAGGGGCTCGAACATCCGGACTACCTGGATTTCGGGCAACTGGCTCATGCCGTGCACTTGGAACAACAGCGCATTCCGTCTTCCGACCGCAAGTGCCGCTTGGCCTTGGTGGCAACTTCGACGATCGACTTGAGGCAAAAGCTCGAATTGGCATTGCGAGCTCTGGCCGATAACGGCAAAACGGAATTCAAATATCCGCAGGGAATCTACTTCCGGGAAAATATCGATCCGATGGCGGTATGTTTCCTGTTCCCTGGTCAAGGGTCGCAGAAGATCAATATGCTCCGCGACCTGATTCTCGCTCGTCCCGCCCTGCATGAACTTTTCGAACGCGCAGATCGGCTCCTGGCGGACCGTCTCCCCCAGCCGCTTTCCAGGTACATTTACCCACTCCCCGTATTCAGCGACGAAGAGCGGGCACGTCAGCAAACTGCCCTAAATGCCACCCAGATCGCGCAGCCCGCTCTCGGAGTCGTGGAGCTGGCTGCGGCCCGGCTCCTGGAATCCTTCGGCATCAGACCCGACTTCGTCGCCGGGCACAGTTACGGCGAGTACGTGGCCCTGTGTGCGGCAGGGGGAGTCAACCCCGATGACCTCATCCGGCTATCAGAAATCCGCGGACGCATCGCCGCCAACGCAGGGCGCGAATCCGGTGGAGCGATGGCGGCGGTAAGCGGTGATGGTCCCGGCACCGAAGCGCTCATCGCCAAACATGGTTTGCCCGTGCATATCGCCAATTTCAATACCCCCGATCAAACGATCATCGCCGGGCCCAGTGCGGCGATCGATCAGGCGGTGGCCGTTCTCAGTGGGGGATCGCTACGGGTCACCAAACTGCAGGTGAGCGGTGCGTTCCATTGTCCTATGATGAGCGATGCGCGCGATGCTCTCGCGGCAGAACTGTCTCGGATCAAGTTCACGACACCGACCATCCCAGTTTACAGCAACACCACGGCGGGCCGTTATCCCGACAAACCCGGAGACGTTTGTGCTCTCCTGACCCGGCATATCGTCGAACCCGTGCGTTTCGTGGAAGAGGTGAACCACCTCTATGAGGCGGGTGCCCGCGTTTTCATCGAGGTCGGACCGGGCTCGGTGTTGACTGGGATTGTAGACCGCATTCTGGCAGAGCGGCCCCACACGGCCTTGGGGATCGATGCTCCGGGGCGTCCCGGCTGGCTGCAACTGGCCCATGCAATGACCCATTTGTTCACCCTAGGGGTGCCGGTAACCTTCCAAACGTGGTTCCAAGGCCGAGGATTCAAGGATTTCGCTCCGGCCGATTCGTTCGCCGAGGCAGAGAGGAAAGCCCATCCAGGCCCCCTAACCTGGAGAATCAACGGAGGCAGGGCAGCGCCTTGGGAGATCAAAACGGACAAAGCGGACGGAATCCAGGATACCGTTCCTCTTTCTCTACCTGAGCAAGGAGCCGCCCTTGACGCGCCGGCCCCGGCCAAAACTGTCGGTCCGGAACACCAGGAAAACCGTATCCTTGCCCCAAATCAAAGGAGTAACATCATGAATACTACGGAAATGACCCATTGGACAGAGACAACCGAACATGCAAGCCCCCCACCGGCAGTCCCCCCACCGGCAGTAAGCGACGCCCGCCTCGCCTTTGTGCAGCAAAGTCTTGCCCAATTCATCGACCTGCAAAAGGAGCAACAGCAGACATTGCGCCATTTCCTGAGCTTTTTGCACGCGAATCTTGCCGGTACGGAGCTGCCACTGCAGGGATGGCAGACGGAATCTCAGGCCATCGCACCGCAACCTTTGCAAACACAGGCAGTCCCACCCAGCCCGCCACGAGGAGTGGTCCTCGCCGCGGTTCCACCCGCCCCAGTATTGCCCAACCAGATACTTGCCGCGAGTGGCCCGGTGACTCCAAGCGCTCCGATCGTCCAGAATGCATCAGTTCGTCCGCAGGAGTCGGCATCCAAGGCCCACAACGTGGTTCCCTTACCCAATGCGTTCCCTCCCCAAGCAGCCAAGGCTGGAGGTAATCTCGCGCCTACGGAACAATTCAAGGCCGATTTGCTTCGGGCGATCGCGGAGCGTACCGGCTATCCGGAAGAGATGCTCGACTTGGATGCACACATGGAGGCGGATCTCGGCATCGACTCCATCAAGCGCATCGAAGTGTTCAGCATGTTGAAGGACCAGCACAACCTTCTGGAAGGGCGGGATGAAGAAACCGTCATCGAGGAGCTGTCGGGCCTGAAGACCCTGAATGAAATCATCGCTTGGTATGACCGCTTGCGTGAATCGGGGTCGGAAGCGAAGGAAGGAGGGATTCCATCCCCAAAAAAATCCCAGACTCCGCCGTCAGTCTCGCCGGTTGAGACGGCGGAGTCCAGACCGACTGCATACGAGCCGGCGGATCCCGTAAGATGTTATGCGTTAAAACCGGTGCCGGCACCCTGGAACGGAACGCTTACTGGTTTCTGCGAGCTACCCTTGCTCTTACTCGGACCGGCCGGGGAGGTCACCGAGACTTTCAGGCAAACATTGGCGGATGAAGGGCATACCGTATGGCGGATCGTCCCGGGCCAGGAAACGGTCAGCCGGGAAGACGGATTGTTCGAGGTAGACTTCACTTCACCGAATACAGTCGAGAAACTGAAAGCTTTGGTGGCGAATACGGGAAAGACGCCGGGGGGCCTCATCAATGTTCTCGGCGTAGCAACGCCCGACGATTCGTTGGGCGGCAGAACCGATCCGGCACGGATCCTGTTTCTCACTATGAAAGCATTGGGAAGCAGCCTTGAGGAAGGCGTATCTGCCGGTGGGGGCTGGCTCGTCAATGTTACTGCCATGGATGGGCAGTTTGGCCTCGGAGGCACCGGAATATTTTCCGTGGGGGGTGCGGGCAGTCACGGCGTTGCCAAGTCGGCAGCACGGGAGTGGCCTCAGTTACGGCTTAAATGCGTCGACCTTCAGACAGCATTGAGTCCTTCCCAATGGGCGGAAAACTTGGTCATGGAATTGCATTGTGGGGATTCCGCACCGGAGGTGGGCTTCACCACTTCCGGGCGCTGGCGGCTGGAGCTGGAATCTTACGATAGCGAAAGCGGTCTTTCTGGACCGGAGCTCGAACCTGGCGCAGTAATACTGGCTATGGGTGGCGCTCAGGGAATCACAAGCGACATCGTGAAATTCATGGCGCAACGGTACCAGGCACAGTTCGTACTGGTCGGGCGGACGCATCTTCCTAAGGAAGAAGGGGAATCGACCCGACATATCACCGATCCAGGAGAATTACGTCAATTTCTTATCGGCGAACAAAAGGCAAAAAGCGAACATAAAGTC